The bacterium genome contains a region encoding:
- a CDS encoding AbrB/MazE/SpoVT family DNA-binding domain-containing protein, whose amino-acid sequence MYTVSITSQGQISIPTSLRRLFNLKTTNKANIIPTEGGLLIKPVVDFLELYGSLSTKKKPLSNSAIHKLFSKSVANRKNRN is encoded by the coding sequence ATGTACACAGTTTCCATTACATCTCAAGGTCAGATAAGTATTCCAACCTCACTTCGTAGGTTGTTTAATCTAAAAACTACGAATAAAGCTAATATCATACCCACTGAAGGGGGACTTTTAATAAAGCCCGTTGTAGACTTCTTGGAATTGTATGGAAGTTTATCTACAAAGAAGAAACCTCTGTCTAATTCTGCAATCCACAAACTCTTTTCAAAGAGTGTAGCAAATCGTAAGAATAGAAATTAA
- a CDS encoding PIN domain-containing protein has protein sequence MVEMIIDTNTILRFVLKDVSSQNVEVYELIKKAKDKKIKLIIPEIVVFETYFTLKSYYEYKKETLLIVLESLLSADYFKVENSHLFMEAVKILGNSNLEFVDCFLAAKSKFLETKLFTFDNNLNKYLYKK, from the coding sequence ATGGTTGAGATGATAATTGACACAAATACAATTTTGAGGTTTGTGCTTAAAGATGTTAGTTCTCAAAATGTTGAGGTTTATGAATTAATCAAAAAAGCTAAAGACAAAAAAATAAAGTTAATTATTCCTGAAATCGTAGTCTTTGAAACTTACTTCACACTTAAAAGTTACTATGAGTATAAAAAAGAAACTTTATTAATAGTTTTAGAATCATTATTAAGTGCGGATTACTTCAAAGTAGAAAATAGCCATCTTTTTATGGAGGCTGTTAAGATACTTGGAAACAGCAATCTTGAATTTGTTGACTGTTTTTTGGCCGCGAAATCAAAATTTTTAGAAACCAAATTGTTTACCTTTGACAATAATCTCAATAAATATTTATATAAAAAATAA
- a CDS encoding NUDIX hydrolase, translating into MLKEAVRAIIATDQNEVLLVKRADGIEKDKYCLPGGKVDVGETNEQAVTREIKEELGLDFDPKDSFMISNDSWKTTYFTGNTSGQIKIDTNEVSGVVYLSGKKLDTVDIAFDHKSILEDYFYLSML; encoded by the coding sequence ATGTTAAAAGAAGCGGTTCGAGCAATTATAGCTACGGATCAAAATGAAGTTTTGTTAGTGAAAAGGGCAGATGGTATTGAAAAAGATAAATATTGCTTACCTGGAGGAAAGGTGGACGTTGGCGAGACAAATGAACAAGCAGTAACAAGAGAAATAAAAGAGGAATTAGGTCTAGATTTTGATCCAAAAGATTCTTTCATGATATCAAACGATAGTTGGAAGACAACTTATTTTACAGGTAATACTTCAGGGCAAATAAAAATAGATACCAACGAGGTCAGTGGTGTTGTCTATCTTAGTGGTAAAAAGTTGGATACGGTTGATATCGCTTTTGATCATAAATCCATTTTAGAGGATTACTTTTATTTATCGATGTTGTAA
- a CDS encoding cytidine/deoxycytidylate deaminase family protein, translating to MIETKEEKYIRPSWDEYFLEIMRSVAKRATCDRGRASSVFVKDRQILVTGYVGSPVGMPHCDDVGHQLKKVIHEDETVTEHCVRTVHAEQNAICQAAKRGVSLDGATCYVNMTPCRTCTMLLINSGIKRVVAANKYHAGEESEKMFKKAKIKLEFINTEVVKYR from the coding sequence ATAATTGAAACAAAAGAGGAAAAATACATTCGCCCATCTTGGGATGAATACTTTTTAGAAATAATGAGGTCTGTTGCCAAAAGAGCAACTTGCGACAGAGGTCGTGCCTCATCTGTTTTTGTAAAAGATAGACAGATATTAGTTACAGGATATGTTGGTTCTCCTGTTGGTATGCCCCACTGTGATGATGTTGGTCACCAACTCAAAAAAGTTATCCACGAAGATGAAACAGTAACAGAACACTGTGTAAGAACAGTCCATGCAGAACAAAACGCAATCTGCCAAGCTGCAAAAAGAGGTGTTTCACTAGACGGTGCAACTTGTTATGTAAATATGACACCTTGTAGAACTTGTACAATGTTACTCATTAACTCTGGGATTAAAAGAGTTGTTGCAGCTAACAAATATCATGCAGGGGAAGAATCAGAAAAAATGTTTAAAAAAGCTAAAATTAAATTGGAATTTATAAATACTGAAGTGGTTAAATACAGGTAA
- a CDS encoding type II toxin-antitoxin system RelE/ParE family toxin yields the protein MYIVDLYTPPNSKDLIKKILDDSSNEQRSKILKAIATLEEFGISRDIPNLRKLSGTKLWEYRILGKDNIRLILVSIINGRIVVLNIFVKKSQKTSIKELKTSNERYKIMLDRLTSNKIS from the coding sequence ATGTATATTGTTGACTTATATACACCTCCAAATAGTAAAGATTTGATAAAGAAAATACTTGATGATTCATCAAATGAACAAAGATCAAAGATATTAAAAGCAATAGCAACTTTGGAAGAGTTCGGTATAAGTAGAGATATACCAAATTTAAGAAAGCTAAGTGGCACAAAGTTATGGGAGTATCGGATTTTAGGAAAAGATAATATCAGATTGATTTTAGTATCAATCATAAATGGGAGAATTGTAGTTCTAAATATATTTGTTAAGAAGAGCCAAAAAACTTCAATCAAAGAACTAAAAACATCAAATGAAAGATATAAAATAATGCTTGACAGACTGACATCCAATAAGATATCATAG
- a CDS encoding helix-turn-helix transcriptional regulator has translation MKNTKIVKNTDFREYLEEQLKDPEFKKEWDRLEPAYQAQRALIRARIDAKMSQRQLAKKAKTTQAVISRIENMTVSPSIGLLQKIAEAFGKNLEIRFT, from the coding sequence ATGAAAAATACCAAAATAGTTAAAAATACAGATTTTAGAGAATACCTTGAAGAACAGTTAAAAGATCCTGAATTCAAAAAAGAATGGGATAGATTGGAACCTGCATATCAAGCACAAAGAGCTTTAATTAGAGCTAGAATTGATGCAAAAATGTCACAAAGACAACTTGCAAAAAAAGCAAAAACTACACAAGCTGTAATTTCAAGAATAGAAAATATGACAGTAAGCCCTTCTATTGGTTTACTCCAAAAAATTGCAGAGGCATTTGGAAAAAATTTAGAAATTAGATTCACATAA